TATTAAATACAAAATGACAGTGGAAACTAATAACACAATAATTATAGAAAAAGCCAATATTAATCCTAACTTTTTCAATCCACGATCACTTCGCATCATTTCTAAATTAAAATCATGTCGAAATTTTTGTTCATTTTCTGTAAGTGCTATTATTCTGTCTGCCGAGCCTGGTAAGATTTGTTCATATTTTGCAAATGCGCTGGGGTGTGGTAATGGAGCACACCACATTTCTTCCCTCGACACACCGACCACCTGTTCCTGTTGGCGTAAGTTACTACCTTCTGTTCTTATGGGTGTAACTATTTCCGGTAATTTAGCATCGTC
The DNA window shown above is from Spirochaetota bacterium and carries:
- a CDS encoding DUF2335 domain-containing protein codes for the protein MINKRKKRKLNNDDAKLPEIVTPIRTEGSNLRQQEQVVGVSREEMWCAPLPHPSAFAKYEQILPGSADRIIALTENEQKFRHDFNLEMMRSDRGLKKLGLILAFSIIIVLLVSTVILYLISNSEWIAISLIGEIALIASLFIYWTRKNKKDSIVSQNKQMERLSDNIESLKNNFERLLK